AGGCTGTGTTCACACTCCTATTTACTATGCATTCACTGTGTTTGCAGtgctggggtttttgttgttgttcacatgTTATCTGCGATGCATATGCATCCCATACTTTGAAATAAAATACCAGTGTTTTATGTACTGTTTCTCAAACTACCTTCTCTAAGGCAGTAATGTGAAGACAGTTTTAGAGAAAATACATCTGCTTCAGTTCTGCAGAAGACAAGACACAATGGCTTCTTCTGCACGCTCCTCCCTTAGTTCTGTTGCCTGAGTGTTGTTGTCCTACCATAACAAGCAGGACTCCACAGGTTgcaaatcaggccaatggcccatcaggAACGGTCAAGAGAAGACACAGTAGCCTTGCTTCCTCCTGCATTGGGGAATGTGAAGTTATACCTATGTTTCTCTGAGCTGCAGCTTGGCAACTCTAAAGTGGTCTCATGGGCAGTAGTTTTTAAGGTCAAACAAGCAAATTTAACTGTGTCGGAGAGGAAGCAGGAAGTCATTACATATTTTGGAGCATGAGAGAAATGTGTTCCCAATGACCAATCCCCAGTCAGCAGGCCAGCTGCTGCATTTTTTCATTAGTAAGAAGTGTCTTCGTAATTATGAATGGCATCAAAAATAGTTGGATCTAGAAATGCCCCAATAATCTGCAAAGTTTGCTTTCTCATACGGATCCATTAGAGTGAAGCGGTCAAGCATCTTGAACTCCCTTTATATCCAATTCTGTCTGATTCAATTTTAATTGGGCAAGATTATCTGGAGCTGGATTAGCAAATGCTTGTTGGAGAAAAAAGTTGGCGATATAAACTTCTGCATGCTTGCCAGAGAAATGTTGAATATGATTGGATGTGCAATTGTATGCAAAGAGAAGGATGTTCTCTTCCTGCCTTGTGCCAAGGAAGGGAGACTCTGAGCAAACCATGCCACAAGTACCTTGCAATAAAACAGACATTGCAGTCAGTAATTAGCCATGCATGGCACTAGATCAGACAGCCTCTGAGCATACTCAGAGTGccttgccaaaagaaaaaaaagatatgtAGTGATGAAGTTGATTGCATGATACAAGGAAAGAAAGCCTTTGGGCATATGCCAAATGCAATATAACTAACTAAGTCTGCACAGCCTCTACTTCTGGGATTCCAGTATATCAATAAACTCATTGGGGTGGGGTAGCAAAGAAGAAGTGAAGTGGGTATAGAAAACAGAGGGAGTAAAGAAACTAATGGGTGCTAGCTGCAGATGACACACCCTATGTGTGTACAGATGGCAATGATTTAACAATTGCTCATGCTGTCTGCAGATTGTGCAGGTATGAATGCTTGTGATGTCTACATTTAGAAAACCCCAAACTGTAATGCCTGAAATGTGTGCCTAGCCACTAACTGAAGGTGGCAGCAACACTTTATAGTATTATCTGGTTCCCACTAGTGAGAAGTCCCAGGGCTGaacaacacagcattaaagaCTTGTGGCATTTGTGCAATATTTTgcttatttgcaaatatataaaCAGAGCTTAAGTGAAGGCAAGAAACGTGTGCCACTATCAGATCTGCTACCATGTATCAGAACTACAGAGAGAAATGCCTTGAATCTAGTGTACTGGAGCATAAATTTTCCAGTTTCTGAAAAGAATGGATGtcagctgaaaataaataaataaaccttggtAGTTTCAAAGTGTTGAGCTTTACTtactaaatgcaaataaataagcatCACTCTCTGGGATATGCAATTTACACTAATTCAAAACTTTCCAGAAAAAACACGCCCCACTGAAAAATGCTTCCCATTCTTCAGCTAATCTCAATTCTGTCTGGATTTCCTTCACATTCTGTTCCCAAAAAGGTTTTATTTCTCCCCACCAACAAACCTTTTGCCTCAGTTTAGACAAGGGTGGGGAATCAGAGGCCCAGGggctgaatgcggccctccaTGTCTTTCAACCTGGCCCTCTGGACTTTCCAAAGCCACACCCCTTTTCCTGAGTATTTTCCCCTCTGATTATGCTTTTTCCTTGCCTGGAATGTGTGAGCAAATTCACATACCTTCCTCCAtccacaggggggggggtgctccggTGGTTGGGTCTTGCTTGGGGGTTTctcttaggcatctggttggtcgctgtgaaaactgaatgctggactagatcggcCTGATTCAGCATGCTCATTATATTCTCATGCTCATCCACTTTCgcttctgcccctgccccccagcccAGCATGCAGTCCCTGAAAGAttgactaaataataataataataataataataataataattttattattattattatttataccccacccatctgactgggtttccccagccactctgggcagcttaaaacacacacacaattgtaaaacatcagacattaattttttttcaatacagggctgccttcagatgtcttctaaaagtcagataactgtttatttccttgacatctgatgggagggtgttccacagggcaggtgccattactgagaaggccctctgcatagAATGTGGCTCTGGACCGAAAAGGGTTCCCCATCACTGTCACCTCACAGCCCTCCTTGAACTTGGACAGCTTTCAGTGATTTTGCATCAAGAAACAATTTTTCTGGCCATGAGCCCCATTGACTGGTTTGCCTCAGCCCTTCAGGAAACATGCACATCCCTTTCTCAAATATCCATGAATCTGCTCAACCACAGAGATACAATTATTCAAAACCTACCTCAGCATTTCCTCATGATGTGTGAGGGAGAGAATGGACTCTTAAGAGATGGTGACaagaacaatatatatatatatatatatatatatatatatatatatatatatatatatatatatatatatatatatatatatatatatatttaataagacACATATGTACAGTtaaggggtgccaatttgaataaaatattgtgggggcccaggtaagtcaTTCCCCACATAATTGGTCACATGATGTGgtacacgcacaccatttgaatggcaattctTATCAACTTTGAGGGGTTTGAAAACCCCACGACCCCTAGGAGCTGGCGAGAGGTTCTTTGGAACAGCCAGTCTTGCCCCCGACGGAGGAGCCGACCTTTGCAAGAGGAATACTTTCAGTTTCCTTTCCTCTAGGGGAAAAAAATCGACGGAGTAGAAGCTTTTTTCCTCATTCTCTCTTCTTTGTCTTTTATCAGGCGACATCCTGAGGTCGAGTCCATCTATTTGCTTCAACCTGGTGGTGCCCCTTCCTGTTGAGGAAAAAGGAGAAAGGTAAGTCAAGAGATAGGTTGATCTCCTGCATAAGGGAAAAGGCGCCTCGAAGGCTCTGGGCGTCGTCTTCCTCGGGTCACCATTTTGTATCTGACAGTAGCGACCGTCTCTTGATTCCCACCGATCCGTTTTAAAACGAGTGTGTTGTGCCAAGTGCGCAAAGCATCACTTGCTCCGGAGAGTCCTGGCTATCTCCTGTTCTTGGACATGGGGGTCCCCCGTCTCCTCAGAAGGCGCACAGAGTCCCACTAGAATCCCCTTTATTTCTCTGTCCAGGGGAAACGCGCTTCCAGTCTGAGCTTGACTCCCTCTCTCAAAAGAGCCACAGTGTCCGGAGGCGCCTCTTAACGCAGCAAACAAATCCGAATCGGCGCTCAGTCAAGAGACCGGGGAGAATCGAGCCTCCGCCTAAGCTTCGTGCAAGCAACTGGGGATGAGGGACGCCCAATAAACTGGTCTAAGGGCAAAACATCTGTTGCGTCTGTTGCGGCCGGCAAAAATTATCTGTCTCTCCGTCCGTCTACCCCTCCCCTGTAACTCCAATACGAACGGGCAAAAAAGGGCAACGCGCATCTGAATCCCATTGCTTCTTCCTACTCTTACTTAGAGGGCACAGCacaccccccccactctctcttgCCCCTTGTGAGCCAGAGCTCTCACAAGCTGTTTCAAATATAAAGAAGCCAGTTGTGCTCACTTTCCTCAAGCGATAAAGTCAGTTCTTCCTCCCCTGGTAAGCAGTCGGAATAAAGTTAGCAAACTTTTTAGGAACACACCCTAAAACCAAAAACCTGAAAACTGCAGGGTGTGTTCATTTCCTACCTCTGAGTACCAGGAGTTAGTCTGCTGCTGTAGTGGAAACCAAAGGTAACTGGCTGATAATAGTATCAATATTGCATCGTTTTTATCGTAAACTGCGTATATTTACTCACACCAATAATATAATctagaatgaaacaaaatgaatctgAAAAAAACATGCAGGAGAATACTCCTTCTACTAGaattacaaacgcttcaggttacaagctctggtaacccagaagtagtacctcgggtttacaaactttgccccaggatgacaacagaaatcgcacactggcggcgcagcagcagtgggagatcCCATTAGCGAAAATGCTTCTCAGGTTAAGaaaggtttcaggttaagaacggacctccggaatgaattaagttcataacccgaggtaccactgtatagaaggATACCCATATAAGTTACTAATAGTCACACAGAACACCTAAAGCTGAGTGGAAGTgggaagggtaagagagcagCACAATTCTGCAGCCTGATCTGAGGTTAGAGATTTATTAAACCTCTGGcatgtttattttttcttttttcttttaatgggaCCTTTCTGTTTATATGCTCTACAGTTCTTTACTTTGTGCTTGAAATTCTTCTTTAAATAGCCATGtcatttattgctttcattgACTTTTTTGTGTTGTGATACTTCTTGCTTTGTTTATAGCATGTCTGCTCCAGGTACTTCAGGTGAAATTTTTCAGTGGTTCAGAGGCCATAAAATACAGATTTCTTTTGCAATCAAAGATACTTTCCCTTTTCTCTATCTCCTGCGAGACAAGAAAATGATCTCTGAAAAAGATTTTAAGGTGATTATTGTAAgcattgaattaattaaactaagaGTGTGAAATCTTCGTCCCTACAACCAGAAAGGTTTTCCGGGTTATAGGTGGAGCACAGCACGAGAAACAGTGCAGTATGGTGAACAGGGTGCGAGACTTGGATGCAAAGATCTGGACTGCACCTCCACTCAgtcagggttggactagatgatcctaacggtcccttccaactttatgattctatgatctctataATGAAGTTCACTAGGTTTGTCTTGTGTATCCACAAGACCTGTGAATGCATGACTATACACAGTCCAGGGGACAATGATGTGTTGTCTTAAAAACCTTTTTCAGTGTTGCATGTGGAGAGGTGATATCTATACCTATAATGATATAGCTGATAtcatttaagggtctggtgacttccgtttcagtgtatctgaagaagtgtgcatgcacacgaaagctcataccaagaacaaaattagttggtctctaaggtgctactggaaggaattttttttgttttttgttttatctgtaaTGAAGTTCACTCCcccagcctaaccttcctcacaggacTCTGGGAGTACCCTGCACTCATTCCTCCTGAGTTTCTTTAGGAGCGGCTGGTATACTAATGttctaataacaacaaaaaacattgcACAGAAGGCGAAACTTTACATGTTTGGGGGCGGGGCAGTGAgtcacacaaaaaacaaaaagacaaaccccatacagtggcagaggaaccctctccggcacccggggcggagCAGCCTgtacggactgcacatgtgcagcatcccACGCATGCTCACTCCGTATggaatgccgcacatgtgcagtccgtatGGGCTGCTGCTCGTGCGCAGTGGCCATACGGGATGCCGCTCACACGCGGCGGCTGTATGAGATGCCACACACGCACAGTCCATGCGGACGCCACATGAGCGCGCACCCTCGGCCGCtgtacagctggggggaggcaggggccatcttgtcacccctcccagagtggaacatggggcagaccgccccctccgcccctgaCCCCATAACAGCAGTAGATTGTAGCTTGTTTCTGAAGAACAAGTGGCCAAATGCCTTGAGGCTTTCTCTGGCattgattttaaaaagcatagGAAAGGACATTAGCTGGTCTGAGACATGCTAAATATGCAGGGTATTTGAATTTGGCAAAGGAAGTTAAAACTGCCTTGACAATTTTTGCTTCCTTTGATTTTGCTGAGATAACAGTCCAAGTAATTTGCTGTTAGATCTGGTGGGAAATAGGAAAGCTACTTTGCATTTTCTCTCTATGAAGATGCTTTAAAAGCCTGTATTGTTTCTTTCTAGAATTGGTTGGATAAGGTAACTGCAAATCCAAATGATATTTGTAAAGTGGTATACGGTGTCCTTGAGAGCATTGAGACCAATGTGTCAGCAATAGAGGAGATCTTCTGCAAGGAGAACCTGGAAGCATATCCAAATTTACAGCCATTATACGAAAGCCTAGAAAATGGTAAGTTATCTTGTTGGCTGTGCTAAACAAATCAAATAAGCCTTAAAGATACAAAAGTCATCAGCATTTACTGAGAAATGGTAAGTCAGTCTTTGGGCTACAAAATCCCATAGAAACCATACATTCACTTTGCCTCAGCCTTCTGCCTGCCTAACATCACTGCACCACCGCCCCCCTGGGACACTCGCATGTGCACcactccgggtgccggagcagaTAGCTCCGCCTCTGCGTGTCCTCTTTAGTTCTCCAGCATGCTCAGAATAGTTCTGCCGCAGAACCTGGGTACAGCAAAGTACTCCAGGGAGAAATGAAGAAACCTGAGTTCAACAAACTGTAAATGAGGGACACAGCATTTGCTACCGCATTCTTGATTATTTGTGCTAATAAAGCTATCAGGACAGTCACACGTAATCTTGCTTTCAGTGCTGTTTGTGCTTGCAAAGGTTTGGGGCAgtcacagtgttttgttttcactCTGACATGAATGCACACTTCGAACCACATCCTCTTAGCGGGATCAATAATCTGGTAAGACAACTGTCATTCTCTGGAAGGCCAAAATATGGGTATTGTAATGGTTGACATACATTTCTTGATTGCATCTAGGAAAAggcatgcagaataataaaatacaagatttgAATGTTGTGGTCCGAAGACTGAAAGTACGCTGTGGAAGAAGTAAAGGTGTTTTATATAAGAGTAGATTCACAGCAGGTAACCATTGTGTTGGAATAATATAATTATACATGTGATTGCATCTGCTAAAGGAATGTGATACCAACAGCAGATGAAAATATTTTGGTTGTGCAATAGCACAAGGCCTGGCCATGTTACCCAGAATGCCTGGCTTTGAGAAGAAGGAGCCTCTTGGCCTTTTCTCCGTGTCCAAGTGCAAAGGAGATGTTGGAGAAACCCTGGTTAAGCCCTATGCTGAAATTCATTTACAGCATTCATTCTAGGGCTGTGCCCCTCTGATCTGCCCCATAGCTCTGATTTGGGAGGAGGGTGTCAGgttgacccaccttggatcaacaTTGGGGACCCACCCGCCCCCAGCATTTAAGCTGCTTGCAAAAAGCACCATGCATTGCTGTAATGATCTGTGTTTGTTAGTATCTAATTCGTCTGATGCCAGAGTCCCTCCTAATATGCCAGTTTTGGCTCAAGACTTGgccaaatctggtgcacagccctagttCATGACACAATCTCTGTTCATATCTTTTTTCCTAAGTAGATATTGGAAAAGAATCTCCTGTTGGTGGAACTTCTTTCTCTCTTCAGTGAAGTCTGCCGAATGGGATAGGTGTGTAACATTGATGTGACTTAACTGTTTGTCATAGGAGTTTCAAGGAAAAGTATCAAGGATTCCAATGGAAAGTGGTTCACACCATTAGAATTTAAGGACAAAGGAAGATATAAAAGTTCAAAATGCTGGAGAAGATGTATCCACTATGGTGAGATTTCCTTAGAAGAATTAATAAAGGTATGCAGTTCACGTATAAAATCTGTAATTTTAATGCCTCAGTTTTTACTTGTAATGCCAAAAAACTTCAGGTGATAACATCAAGGCTTTCCAGTTATCCACACATTGTATTCTTATGACTAGTATAATATCCTGCATCACAAGTGAATAATTTTCATGCAGTTGttgcatgaaaaaaaaaacattattcaaTTATGGCCACCTTAAGATCAGCAGCAAAGTGTCCTGGCAGAATGACATGTCCTCCTACCAACTTTTAAACAAATATCTATCATTTATAGTAAGGTGCTACTTATGGATCTAATTTATTTTGAGTTCATTTTGAGTGCCTCAGAGTAAATCCAATACATGTGATTGTTTCAGTGGGGAGAAATACTGAAGCCACAACCGGAATCCTCAAGAATGCAGAAGGTAAATAATTACTAGACATTCTTACCAGATGGTTGTGTTTTCCACATATatggcacacacatgcacacacatcgtTCCTTAAGATATTTCTGTGCCTCCCTttcagagccagcccaagacGTTCTGCTGCCGTAGGCAAAATCCCCTgacaccaccccctcccccacaacgaGACAGCCCCGCAGACCCAGGCCCTGCCCCTGCCATTGCACCCATGCTGCCACTGGCTCCGCCATTGCAACTGCACTGCTGCCTGTGGCTGCCTGGCAAGGGTGCAGCGGTGAGGGAAATGGTGCTGTGGCAGCGGCATGAGTGAGGCCTCAGCAGGGCTGGCAGCAGCACAGCAGTGGGTTAGGGGGTCAGATTTGCCGCCAAAGGCAAATGGCTTGACTTCACCTCATGGATGGGCTTCACACATGCAACATATGAGGGGAGGAAATCCAAAACAGGCAACAGAGAGATCCTCTTTACTCAGAAGTTGAAATGCCAACCATGGCCATTACTTGTGCTACCAATGGCAATCAATCAGTGGTGAGAGTATTTACAAGGGGACACTTAATTACACACCCTCACCTTAGGGTCCAAGAAATGTTGCATGCGTTAGCTTCCTGCACCTCTCGGTTCCACAAAAATATTGAATTGAGAAAAAAGGAAGGATCACATTTAAAGGAAACTACTAGAGGTAGTTGGCTCCctctagtatttatttatttattggctcctttggccaataaagcgagatgagcgccgcaactccagagtcgtccgtgactggacctaatggtcaggggttcctttacctttagctttacaaGAGGTTATCAGTTGAAGCAAAAATAACAAAGTTTGtttcaaattattttttcttctcCACACCATTACAGATTTTGATGATGTTGATATATCTGCCAACTGAATATTCTTTATTAAAGTATTTATAAACCTCCTTTCAGGGAATATTGACAAGAAATACCACATATTACAAACTCTGTCTCTCTCTTACACACTCTCTTATGCTTTCagtaattttatttttcacagtgacaggtgtgtttttcttcttcttctccatttcaGCCAGATGACCTGTGTGCTGTGTCCTGTGAGGAGAGACGTCACTGATATACTACTG
The sequence above is drawn from the Lacerta agilis isolate rLacAgi1 chromosome 5, rLacAgi1.pri, whole genome shotgun sequence genome and encodes:
- the LOC117046365 gene encoding nuclear autoantigen Sp-100-like, whose translation is MLTPYGMPHMCSPYGLLLVRSGHTGCRSHAAANWLDKVTANPNDICKVVYGVLESIETNVSAIEEIFCKENLEAYPNLQPLYESLENGKGMQNNKIQDLNVVVRRLKVRCGRSKGVLYKSRFTAGVSRKSIKDSNGKWFTPLEFKDKGRYKSSKCWRRCIHYGEISLEELIKWGEILKPQPESSRMQKPDDLCAVSCEERRH